The following proteins come from a genomic window of Oncorhynchus clarkii lewisi isolate Uvic-CL-2024 chromosome 23, UVic_Ocla_1.0, whole genome shotgun sequence:
- the LOC139381421 gene encoding phosphodiesterase 6G, cGMP-specific, rod, gamma, paralog b → MNLEVPKLEIKSATRVTGGPATPRKGPPKFKQRQTRQFKSKPPKKGIQGFGDDIPGMEGLGTDITVICPWEAFNHLELSELAKYGII, encoded by the exons ATGAATCTCGAGGTCCCCAAGTTGGAGATCAAGTCTGCCACCCGTGTCACCGGGGGCCCTGCCACGCCACGCAAGGGACCCCCTAAATTCAAGCAGAGACAGACTCGCCAGTTCAAGAGCAAGCCCCCCAAGAAGGGAATCCAAGG CTTTGGTGATGATATCCCTGGAATGGAGGGTTTAGGCACTG ATATCACAGTCATCTGCCCCTGGGAGGCCTTCAACCACCTGGAGCTTAGCGAGCTGGCCAAGTATGGTATCATCTAA